Proteins from a genomic interval of Paenibacillus lentus:
- the panB gene encoding 3-methyl-2-oxobutanoate hydroxymethyltransferase, with product MAAKRALNIVNLKKMKQDKIPLTMITAYDYPSASLAEEAGIDMILVGDSLGNVVLGYETTIPVTVEDMVYHTRAVARGAQHTFIVTDLPFMTYHGSIDETLREVRRVMQEGHAHAVKLEGGAEIASTVQAVVQAGVPVLGHIGLTPQSVNQIGGYRIQGKDEKDARRLMEDAKALEQAGAFGIVLELVTEEVAAAISKELAIPTIGIGAGRGCDGQVLVFHDVLKYTSAYREKKFVKTYADIGDQIRSGISEYVNEVKTRAFPGEQHVFAADEKVVDGLYGKGKVDRQS from the coding sequence ATGGCTGCAAAACGCGCTCTAAACATTGTTAATCTAAAAAAGATGAAACAGGATAAAATTCCGCTCACGATGATTACAGCTTATGATTATCCTTCCGCCAGTTTGGCGGAGGAAGCGGGGATCGACATGATTTTGGTCGGAGATTCCCTTGGCAATGTGGTGCTAGGCTATGAGACAACGATTCCGGTAACAGTTGAGGATATGGTCTACCATACTCGGGCGGTAGCACGCGGAGCTCAGCATACTTTTATCGTCACGGATTTGCCGTTTATGACTTATCATGGCAGCATTGATGAGACGCTGCGGGAAGTCAGAAGGGTGATGCAGGAGGGACATGCCCATGCTGTAAAGCTGGAGGGAGGCGCTGAGATCGCCTCTACGGTTCAAGCTGTCGTACAGGCAGGCGTGCCTGTGCTGGGACATATCGGCCTGACACCGCAATCTGTTAATCAAATCGGCGGGTATCGCATTCAAGGCAAAGATGAGAAGGATGCTAGGCGCCTTATGGAGGACGCCAAAGCCTTGGAGCAGGCAGGAGCGTTTGGGATCGTCCTGGAGCTGGTGACCGAAGAGGTTGCTGCCGCGATTTCCAAGGAGCTTGCAATTCCGACGATCGGAATCGGGGCTGGACGAGGCTGTGACGGGCAGGTGCTCGTGTTCCATGATGTACTGAAATATACTTCAGCCTACCGGGAGAAAAAATTTGTGAAGACTTATGCTGACATCGGAGATCAAATCCGCAGCGGCATTTCAGAATATGTAAATGAAGTGAAGACACGAGCTTTCCCAGGGGAGCAGCATGTTTTTGCTGCAGATGAGAAAGTAGTGGATGGTTTGTACGGAAAAGGGAAGGTGGACAGGCAGTCATGA
- the panC gene encoding pantoate--beta-alanine ligase codes for MIVLTDIEDVRAHLRAERLAAAREGKELQVGFVPTMGFLHDGHASLLRNARMDNDLVVLSIFVNPIQFGPNEDFERYPRDRDKDMSLAKREGVDIVFLPTVEEMYPEPTKTKVLVSELTDHLCGAARPGHFDGVTTVVNKLLNIVAPQRAYFGQKDAQQVAVVTQMVMDLNMDVEIIPCPIVREEDGLALSSRNVYLTPDERQAALVLSRSLRQAEQLARESEEATVEDLSQELVQMIESEPEAKIDYAEVRRFPSLASLPGSMRVKEVEGKILLAVAVKFGTTRLIDNVILTMEGDK; via the coding sequence ATGATTGTTTTGACGGATATAGAGGACGTAAGAGCGCATTTGCGAGCTGAACGCCTTGCTGCAGCTAGAGAAGGGAAGGAGCTGCAGGTCGGATTTGTTCCTACAATGGGATTTTTGCACGATGGACACGCCAGTCTGCTGCGGAATGCCCGGATGGACAATGATCTCGTCGTATTGAGCATCTTTGTAAATCCGATCCAATTCGGACCAAATGAAGATTTTGAACGTTATCCGCGCGATCGGGACAAGGATATGTCGCTTGCCAAGCGCGAGGGAGTAGACATTGTATTTCTGCCAACGGTAGAAGAAATGTATCCGGAGCCGACCAAGACGAAGGTTCTCGTCTCTGAACTGACGGATCATTTGTGCGGCGCGGCGCGTCCGGGTCATTTTGACGGAGTGACGACAGTAGTTAACAAGCTTCTCAATATCGTCGCCCCGCAGCGAGCGTATTTTGGACAGAAGGATGCGCAGCAAGTTGCAGTAGTCACGCAAATGGTTATGGATCTCAATATGGATGTTGAGATTATTCCGTGTCCGATTGTGCGTGAGGAGGACGGCCTTGCCCTCAGTTCCCGCAATGTATACTTAACGCCAGACGAACGACAGGCCGCGCTTGTGCTATCGCGCTCCTTACGGCAAGCTGAGCAGTTGGCTAGGGAAAGCGAGGAAGCTACGGTAGAGGATCTCTCTCAGGAACTGGTCCAAATGATCGAGTCTGAGCCGGAGGCGAAAATCGACTATGCGGAAGTCCGCCGTTTTCCTTCCTTGGCGTCTTTGCCCGGTTCTATGCGCGTTAAGGAAGTAGAAGGAAAAATATTGCTGGCTGTTGCCGTTAAATTCGGAACGACCCGGTTGATTGATAATGTTATTTTAACGATGGAGGGAGATAAATAG
- the panD gene encoding aspartate 1-decarboxylase, with amino-acid sequence MYRTMMKSKIHRATVTEANLNYIGSITIDEDLMETADLLENEMVQIVNNNNGARLETYVIPGPRGSGVICLNGAAARLVQPGDHVIIISYAQISAEELRSHKPTIVFVDDNNRPLETVEQETHATVR; translated from the coding sequence ATGTATAGAACAATGATGAAATCCAAAATTCATCGGGCTACGGTAACCGAGGCAAATTTGAACTATATAGGAAGCATCACTATAGATGAGGATTTGATGGAAACCGCAGATTTGCTCGAGAATGAAATGGTGCAGATCGTAAACAATAATAATGGCGCGCGCTTAGAAACTTATGTCATTCCAGGACCGCGCGGCAGCGGGGTAATTTGTCTGAATGGGGCTGCAGCCCGCCTGGTTCAGCCTGGAGATCATGTCATCATCATCTCCTATGCGCAAATTTCTGCGGAAGAGCTGAGAAGCCATAAGCCTACAATCGTGTTTGTCGATGACAACAATCGTCCATTGGAGACCGTGGAGCAAGAAACCCACGCCACGGTTCGTTAG
- a CDS encoding tetratricopeptide repeat protein: MMFQHVFAEMNEMLDEIARHYPIAQGVHKHELSRKWHLLQQMSDSMIEEWLNFEEKMGTLRQSGIRLEEKCELDYPEMNDDAFVKGQGYYKLLMFSQSLLQFQAVLEEYPESLIGRTYLAMCHLHLDQSDEAVHYFEEVLKAAANKRLRSIIYNALGCIEVKRGARSKAREYFTLAYHSDPTLPEPLANWEACLHSTGKLQYGTQLISLL, from the coding sequence ATGATGTTTCAACATGTATTTGCGGAAATGAATGAAATGTTGGATGAAATTGCCCGTCATTATCCAATCGCTCAAGGTGTTCATAAACACGAACTCTCCAGGAAGTGGCATCTTCTGCAGCAAATGAGCGACTCCATGATTGAAGAATGGCTTAATTTTGAGGAGAAGATGGGGACGCTGCGCCAAAGCGGTATTCGTCTTGAGGAGAAATGCGAGCTGGATTATCCGGAAATGAACGACGATGCATTTGTGAAAGGTCAGGGGTATTATAAGTTGCTGATGTTTTCTCAATCTCTACTGCAGTTTCAAGCTGTTCTAGAGGAATATCCGGAAAGCTTGATCGGCCGCACTTATTTGGCGATGTGCCACCTTCATTTGGATCAAAGCGATGAGGCTGTGCATTATTTTGAAGAAGTCCTCAAGGCTGCGGCTAATAAACGGCTGCGCTCCATTATTTACAATGCGCTTGGCTGTATTGAGGTGAAACGGGGAGCCCGCAGCAAAGCGAGGGAGTATTTCACCCTGGCTTATCATAGCGACCCCACTTTGCCGGAGCCGTTAGCAAATTGGGAAGCTTGTCTGCACAGTACAGGAAAGCTTCAATATGGCACTCAGCTTATATCTTTGCTGTAG
- the dinG gene encoding ATP-dependent DNA helicase DinG, which translates to MKYAVLDFETTGNQSSDEIIQVGLAIIDHNLTVSQVYHSFIKPTIPIPPFITGLTGITEDDVKDAPDLDEVMMEMVPLLNDVVLVGHNVAFDFNYLQSALDKTGYLPFTGRILDTMDFLKIFYPSLSSYQLGLVAAEFGVEHERPHQADSDALATAYVFLKCLEELAGLPLLTVQRLADLFAGEDSDLGWFFDAALQERELQGEQSTDGFAYYRQYALQVEDWKDIVPARDHMVDNPLENISFEQFMEQVRERLRLKLPQYEEREAQNMMLEDVMQAFDEEKHLLVEAGTGTGKSLGYLLPAIYHGVKHNEKVMVSTHTINLQEQLRERDVPLLTEAVPFPFRAAVFKGRNHYLCLRKFEHKISRKDFASPKEEIMIAAQMVVWLTQTETGDDEELNLGNRGGDFWDTVASDSDSCLGRSCPWFRKCYYHRAKHEAGVADVVITNHSKLFTDIQAGHQLLPGYERLVIDEAHHLEDVAGKHLGLHMKYFTVVHTLTRLFKDSKTGQLPNLRILLQNTPSEKSVDWCGIIDGIYPALIDVKESWDKLSEMLFSLMPERSDAAPGDPGQFVLRLHPQKKPKDWDTLSALENHIYVLLGEVVRKGERMMNDIREEQEDYGADSLLTDINGLFKDLATEREAIRTFMKLDDEETVYWIEGNGNYRSRSLQIYAVPIDVSKQLKNYFFDKKKSVVMTSATLSVDKSFQYMIDQLGLQEAADTDRLLTSMLPSPFNYRNQALLVIPRDFPSVKGSVGDEHFVNMLVQSLADTAVATRGRMLVLFTSYRMLRQVYEPLKEHLSSEGITVIGQGMDSGSRTKLTRRFQGQEASVLLGTSSFWEGVDIPGEALTSLAIVRLPFQPPNHPLVEAKSERLQKEKKNPFMKLSVPQAVIRFKQGFGRLVRSSQDRGIVVVYDTRILESYYGKYFLYSLPGPKMEHMPTEQMVPRISEWLDVCEVQEVKEQ; encoded by the coding sequence ATGAAATATGCTGTACTTGACTTTGAGACGACAGGCAATCAGTCCTCCGATGAGATCATTCAAGTTGGACTTGCAATTATAGATCATAATTTGACCGTATCCCAGGTATATCATTCATTTATCAAGCCGACGATACCGATCCCACCTTTCATTACGGGATTAACGGGAATTACTGAGGACGACGTCAAAGATGCACCGGACTTGGATGAAGTCATGATGGAAATGGTCCCGCTCCTCAACGATGTTGTGCTCGTGGGGCACAATGTGGCTTTCGATTTTAATTATCTGCAAAGCGCATTGGACAAGACGGGGTATCTTCCGTTTACGGGACGCATTCTGGACACGATGGATTTCTTGAAAATATTTTACCCATCGCTCAGTTCTTACCAGTTAGGGCTCGTTGCCGCCGAGTTTGGCGTTGAACATGAACGGCCCCATCAAGCCGATAGCGATGCGCTGGCGACGGCATATGTGTTTCTGAAATGTTTGGAGGAATTGGCCGGTTTGCCGCTTCTTACCGTACAGCGGTTAGCTGATTTGTTCGCAGGAGAAGACAGCGATTTGGGCTGGTTCTTTGATGCGGCATTGCAGGAAAGAGAGCTGCAGGGCGAACAGAGTACGGATGGATTTGCCTATTACCGTCAATATGCGCTGCAAGTCGAGGATTGGAAGGATATCGTTCCAGCCAGAGATCATATGGTTGACAACCCGCTCGAAAATATCAGCTTCGAACAGTTTATGGAGCAGGTGAGAGAACGGCTGCGCTTGAAGCTGCCTCAGTATGAGGAGCGTGAAGCGCAGAATATGATGCTTGAGGATGTGATGCAGGCCTTCGATGAGGAGAAGCACCTTCTTGTGGAAGCGGGTACGGGTACAGGGAAATCGCTGGGCTACTTACTTCCAGCCATCTATCATGGCGTAAAGCATAATGAGAAGGTCATGGTAAGCACGCATACGATTAACCTGCAGGAGCAGCTCCGGGAACGTGATGTCCCGTTGCTGACCGAGGCTGTGCCTTTTCCTTTTCGCGCAGCAGTGTTCAAGGGAAGAAATCATTATTTGTGTCTGCGTAAATTTGAACATAAAATAAGTAGGAAAGACTTTGCATCTCCCAAAGAAGAAATCATGATCGCGGCGCAAATGGTCGTGTGGCTTACACAAACCGAGACGGGGGATGATGAAGAGCTTAATTTAGGCAATCGCGGCGGAGATTTCTGGGACACCGTAGCGAGTGATTCGGATTCCTGCCTTGGCCGATCATGCCCGTGGTTTAGGAAATGCTATTACCATAGAGCTAAACATGAGGCCGGGGTTGCCGATGTTGTGATTACGAACCATTCGAAGCTGTTCACGGACATTCAGGCTGGGCATCAGCTTCTTCCGGGATATGAGCGGCTTGTCATCGATGAAGCGCATCATTTGGAGGATGTCGCAGGCAAGCATCTTGGCCTTCATATGAAATATTTCACAGTAGTCCATACATTGACCCGTTTGTTCAAGGATAGTAAAACCGGACAACTGCCTAATCTAAGAATCCTGCTTCAGAATACACCAAGTGAGAAGTCGGTGGACTGGTGCGGGATTATCGATGGCATTTATCCGGCGCTTATAGACGTGAAGGAGAGCTGGGATAAGCTCAGCGAGATGTTATTCTCGTTGATGCCCGAACGCAGTGACGCGGCTCCTGGCGATCCTGGACAGTTCGTTCTCCGTTTACACCCGCAGAAGAAGCCTAAGGATTGGGATACGCTTAGCGCGCTCGAAAATCATATTTATGTCCTGCTTGGCGAGGTAGTCCGTAAGGGTGAACGCATGATGAACGATATTCGCGAAGAGCAGGAGGATTATGGAGCAGACAGCTTGCTAACGGATATTAATGGTCTGTTCAAAGACCTGGCAACGGAGCGGGAAGCTATTCGTACGTTTATGAAGCTGGATGACGAGGAAACCGTGTATTGGATCGAAGGAAACGGGAACTACCGCAGTCGCTCTTTGCAGATATATGCGGTTCCAATCGATGTCAGTAAACAGCTCAAAAATTACTTCTTTGACAAAAAGAAGAGCGTGGTCATGACCTCGGCTACTTTGTCCGTGGATAAGTCGTTTCAGTATATGATTGATCAACTGGGACTGCAGGAGGCTGCCGATACCGATCGGCTGCTAACCTCGATGCTTCCTTCTCCGTTCAACTATAGGAACCAGGCTCTGCTGGTCATTCCTCGGGACTTTCCGAGTGTAAAGGGCAGTGTGGGGGACGAGCATTTCGTAAATATGCTGGTGCAGTCACTGGCAGATACGGCAGTAGCTACGCGCGGACGTATGCTGGTGCTCTTTACGTCTTACCGTATGCTGCGACAGGTTTATGAACCGCTGAAGGAGCATTTATCCTCCGAGGGTATTACCGTCATTGGCCAGGGCATGGATAGCGGCAGTCGCACGAAGCTGACTCGTAGATTTCAAGGCCAGGAAGCCTCTGTTTTGCTCGGTACGAGCAGCTTCTGGGAAGGTGTGGACATTCCTGGAGAGGCGCTGACAAGCCTGGCGATCGTTCGCTTGCCTTTTCAGCCGCCCAATCATCCGCTTGTAGAGGCGAAGAGCGAACGGCTGCAGAAGGAGAAGAAGAATCCGTTTATGAAGCTGTCCGTACCGCAGGCCGTCATACGTTTCAAGCAAGGATTTGGGCGCCTGGTTCGCTCTTCGCAGGATCGCGGCATAGTTGTAGTTTACGACACGCGCATCTTGGAATCTTACTATGGAAAGTATTTTTTATATTCACTGCCTGGGCCTAAAATGGAACATATGCCGACCGAGCAAATGGTTCCGAGAATTTCCGAATGGCTTGACGTTTGCGAAGTCCAGGAAGTAAAGGAGCAATAA
- a CDS encoding redox-sensing transcriptional repressor Rex, translating to MKSEKISDAVVRRLPVYLRFLNELSLREVPTVSSQELGQKLDLNPAQIRKDLAYFGDFGRKGIGYDVSYLIEKIRQILNLDQQINVALVGAGNLGQALSNYNAYLKDNMKIVAVFDAAPSKIGSKINNITVQPIDELVETVKALGIRIGIITVPHFEAQRVADQLVAAGIGAILNFAPTILKVPPEVRIHAADFTTDLLSLAYYLHDGKELTSNES from the coding sequence ATGAAATCAGAGAAAATTTCCGATGCGGTTGTACGCAGATTACCTGTTTATTTGCGTTTCCTCAATGAGCTGAGCCTGCGTGAAGTGCCGACGGTGTCCTCTCAGGAACTAGGTCAGAAACTTGATCTCAATCCTGCGCAAATTCGTAAAGACCTAGCTTATTTTGGGGATTTTGGTCGTAAAGGCATCGGATACGATGTATCATATCTCATTGAGAAAATAAGACAAATCCTAAATTTGGATCAGCAAATCAACGTAGCTCTTGTAGGAGCTGGTAATTTAGGTCAAGCATTGTCCAACTATAATGCATATTTAAAGGATAATATGAAAATCGTGGCGGTGTTCGATGCAGCACCGTCTAAAATCGGTAGCAAAATCAACAATATTACTGTACAGCCGATCGATGAACTCGTTGAAACAGTAAAGGCATTAGGTATTCGGATCGGAATTATTACCGTGCCCCATTTTGAAGCTCAGCGGGTTGCCGATCAACTTGTGGCTGCTGGCATCGGGGCGATTCTAAACTTTGCGCCAACGATATTGAAGGTTCCGCCAGAGGTAAGAATTCATGCGGCCGATTTCACGACGGATTTGCTCAGTCTAGCTTATTATTTGCATGATGGAAAGGAACTAACTTCTAATGAGTCGTAA